One window from the genome of Streptomyces sp. NBC_01476 encodes:
- a CDS encoding metal-dependent hydrolase family protein, whose protein sequence is MTAASANRPAPRRTVLHGGSLFDGTGAAPAAADVVLAGGRIVEVGTGLDGDDGVDVSGQTILPGFFDCHVHVTMAGVDVMRRINQPFSYEFFQAGRHLKATLDAGVTTVRDAGGADAGLREAVRDGLIEGPRTLIAITIIGQTGGHSDGLLRSGYDLRLSHPHPGRPSGLADGPDEMRRVVRQVIRAGADVIKVCSTGGVLSPDDNPRHAQFGRDELTVAVAEAEAAGLSVMSHAQGPVGIKNALLAGARSIEHGIYLDDQAIELMLESGAWLVPTLVAPLAVIEAAAGGVQLAPSVVRKAVEVAEAHQDSVRRAALAGVRIAMGTDSGVGPHGDNLRELGLMAECGMRPADVLYAATGSAAELCGLAEVAGRVAPGLAADLVVVDGDPYELTGIADRIAQVWQGGRRVVRTTRTPSAPTATEHTENEEPAHAR, encoded by the coding sequence ATGACCGCCGCGTCCGCGAACCGGCCGGCTCCCCGCCGTACCGTCCTGCACGGCGGCTCCCTCTTCGACGGCACCGGCGCCGCCCCCGCCGCCGCGGACGTCGTGCTGGCCGGCGGCCGGATCGTCGAGGTCGGCACCGGGCTCGACGGCGACGACGGCGTGGACGTCAGCGGGCAGACGATCCTGCCCGGCTTCTTCGACTGCCATGTCCACGTCACCATGGCCGGCGTCGACGTCATGCGCCGGATCAACCAGCCGTTCAGCTACGAGTTCTTCCAGGCCGGCCGGCACCTCAAGGCGACCCTGGACGCCGGTGTCACCACGGTGCGGGACGCCGGGGGAGCGGACGCGGGGCTGCGCGAGGCGGTGCGCGACGGGCTGATCGAGGGCCCGCGCACGCTGATCGCGATCACCATCATCGGCCAGACCGGCGGCCACAGCGACGGGCTGCTGCGCTCGGGGTACGACCTGCGGCTGTCGCATCCGCACCCGGGCCGCCCCAGCGGCCTGGCCGACGGGCCCGACGAGATGCGCCGGGTGGTCCGGCAGGTGATCAGGGCCGGCGCCGACGTGATCAAGGTCTGCTCGACCGGCGGTGTGCTCTCCCCCGACGACAACCCGCGGCACGCCCAGTTCGGCCGGGACGAACTGACCGTGGCGGTGGCCGAGGCGGAGGCGGCGGGGCTGTCGGTGATGAGCCACGCCCAGGGGCCGGTGGGGATCAAGAACGCGCTGCTGGCCGGCGCCCGGTCCATCGAGCACGGCATCTACCTCGACGACCAGGCCATCGAGCTGATGCTGGAGTCCGGTGCCTGGCTGGTGCCCACCCTGGTCGCCCCGCTGGCCGTCATCGAAGCCGCGGCCGGCGGCGTACAGCTCGCCCCCTCGGTGGTGCGCAAGGCCGTCGAGGTCGCCGAGGCGCACCAGGACTCGGTACGCAGGGCGGCGCTCGCCGGGGTGCGGATCGCGATGGGCACCGACAGCGGGGTCGGCCCGCACGGCGACAATCTGCGCGAACTGGGCCTGATGGCCGAGTGCGGCATGCGGCCGGCCGACGTGCTCTACGCGGCGACCGGCAGCGCCGCCGAACTGTGCGGCCTCGCCGAGGTGGCCGGCCGGGTGGCGCCGGGCCTCGCCGCCGATCTGGTGGTCGTCGACGGCGACCCGTACGAGCTGACCGGTATCGCGGACCGCATCGCCCAGGTCTGGCAGGGCGGACGGCGCGTGGTCAGGACCACCCGCACCCCCTCCGCACCGACCGCGACCGAGCACACCGAGAACGAGGAGCCCGCCCATGCCCGGTGA